A stretch of the Streptococcus oralis genome encodes the following:
- a CDS encoding ribonuclease Y, with translation MEIMTLAIAVFAVIIGLVIGYVSISAKMKSSQEAAELMLLNAEQEATNLRGQAEREADLLLNEAKSESKSLKKEALLEAKEEARKYREEVDAEFKSERQELKQIESRLTERAASLDRKDDNLTNKEQTLEQKEQSISDRAKNLDAREEQLEEVERQKEAELERIGSLSQTEARDIILAQTEENLTKEIASRIREAEQEVKERSDKIAKDILVQAMQRIAGDYVAESTNSTVHLPDDTMKGRIIGREGRNIRTFESLTGVDVIIDDTPEVVTLSGFDPIRREIARMTMEMLLKDGRIHPARIEELVEKNRQEIDNKIREYGEAAAYEIGAPNLHPDLMKIMGRLQFRTSYGQNVLRHSIEVAKLSGIIASELGENAALARRAGFLHDIGKAIDREVEGSHVEIGTELARKYKEHPVVVNTIASHHGDVEAESVIAVIVAAADALSAARPGARSESLESYIKRLHDLEEIANGFEGVQNSFALQAGREIRIMVNPGQIKDDKVTILAHKVREKIENNLDYPGNIKVTVIRELRAVDYAK, from the coding sequence ATGGAAATCATGACACTTGCGATTGCTGTTTTTGCCGTCATCATTGGTTTAGTCATTGGATATGTCAGCATCTCAGCTAAGATGAAATCATCTCAAGAGGCTGCAGAGTTGATGCTTCTAAATGCTGAACAAGAAGCAACTAATTTACGAGGACAAGCTGAGCGCGAAGCGGATTTATTGCTAAATGAAGCCAAGAGCGAAAGCAAGTCTCTTAAAAAAGAAGCACTATTGGAGGCCAAAGAGGAAGCCAGAAAATACCGTGAAGAAGTGGACGCTGAATTTAAGTCAGAACGTCAGGAGCTCAAGCAAATTGAAAGTCGTTTGACGGAGAGAGCTGCGAGCCTTGACCGCAAAGACGACAATTTGACGAACAAAGAACAAACACTTGAACAAAAAGAACAAAGTATTTCTGATAGAGCAAAAAACCTTGATGCACGTGAAGAGCAATTAGAGGAAGTCGAAAGACAAAAAGAAGCTGAACTTGAACGTATCGGTTCCCTTTCCCAAACTGAGGCTCGAGATATTATCTTGGCTCAGACAGAGGAAAACTTGACTAAGGAAATTGCTAGCCGCATTCGTGAGGCTGAGCAAGAAGTCAAGGAACGTTCAGACAAGATTGCGAAAGATATCTTGGTTCAGGCTATGCAGCGTATCGCTGGTGACTATGTAGCAGAGTCAACAAACTCGACAGTTCACCTACCAGATGATACCATGAAGGGACGCATTATCGGACGCGAAGGTCGAAACATTCGTACCTTTGAAAGTTTGACAGGGGTCGATGTGATCATCGATGACACGCCAGAAGTGGTAACCTTGTCAGGATTTGATCCGATTCGTCGTGAAATTGCTCGTATGACCATGGAAATGTTGCTCAAGGATGGCCGTATCCACCCAGCTCGTATCGAGGAGTTGGTGGAGAAAAACCGTCAAGAGATTGACAATAAGATCCGCGAATACGGTGAGGCTGCTGCCTATGAGATTGGTGCGCCAAACCTCCATCCAGACTTGATGAAGATCATGGGACGCTTGCAGTTCCGTACTTCATATGGACAAAATGTCTTGCGTCATTCGATTGAGGTTGCTAAGTTATCTGGTATCATCGCCAGTGAACTTGGTGAAAATGCAGCTCTTGCCCGTCGTGCTGGATTCCTTCACGACATCGGGAAAGCTATTGACCGCGAGGTTGAAGGTAGCCACGTTGAGATTGGTACGGAATTGGCTCGTAAGTACAAGGAACACCCAGTTGTGGTGAATACTATTGCTAGCCACCACGGCGATGTCGAAGCCGAAAGCGTCATTGCAGTGATCGTTGCTGCAGCAGATGCCTTGAGTGCAGCGCGTCCAGGTGCTCGTAGTGAATCTCTTGAAAGCTACATCAAGCGTCTCCATGATTTGGAAGAAATTGCCAATGGCTTTGAAGGAGTGCAAAATAGCTTTGCCCTTCAAGCAGGACGTGAAATCCGTATCATGGTAAATCCAGGACAA
- a CDS encoding nucleotidyltransferase, translated as MTITGIIAEFNPFHNGHKYLLEQAEGLKIVVMSGNFMQRGEPAIVDKWTRAQMALENGADLVVELPFLVSVQAADFFGQGAVDILAHLGIDTLAFGTEEVLDYQKIADLYAECGQEMENFVDNLPDSLSYPQKTQAMWKEFTGLDFSGNTPNHVLALAYAKAVAGRNIKLEPIQRQGAGYHSVDKEVDFASATALRQHQRDKDFLERFMPSVALFELASKVSWDDYFPLLRYQILSNPDLTTIYQVNQEMAVRIKDAIKTAQSVDELVEAVTTKRYTKARVRRLLTYILVQARESDLPEAIHVLGFTEKGRQHLKSLKGQIHLVSRIGKKPWDVMTQKADQIYQLGHPSITEQSFGRVPIRIETN; from the coding sequence ATGACCATCACAGGTATTATCGCGGAATTCAATCCTTTTCATAATGGCCACAAATACCTGCTTGAGCAGGCGGAGGGACTGAAAATCGTTGTCATGTCTGGGAATTTCATGCAGCGTGGAGAGCCTGCTATCGTGGACAAGTGGACACGGGCTCAGATGGCACTGGAAAATGGAGCGGATCTGGTAGTGGAATTGCCCTTTTTAGTCAGTGTTCAGGCGGCAGATTTCTTTGGTCAAGGAGCTGTGGATATCTTGGCTCACTTGGGTATTGATACTCTAGCCTTTGGGACGGAGGAAGTTCTAGATTATCAGAAAATTGCTGACTTATACGCAGAGTGTGGTCAAGAGATGGAGAATTTTGTGGACAATCTACCTGATTCACTCTCCTACCCTCAGAAAACCCAAGCCATGTGGAAGGAATTTACAGGTCTTGATTTTTCAGGCAATACCCCCAATCATGTTCTAGCTTTGGCCTATGCCAAGGCGGTTGCAGGACGCAACATCAAGCTTGAGCCGATTCAGCGTCAGGGAGCGGGTTATCATTCTGTGGACAAGGAGGTGGATTTTGCCTCTGCAACAGCCCTCCGTCAGCACCAGAGGGACAAAGATTTCTTAGAACGCTTTATGCCTTCTGTTGCTCTCTTTGAGTTGGCGAGCAAGGTAAGCTGGGATGACTATTTTCCCTTGCTCCGCTATCAAATCTTGTCAAATCCAGACCTAACTACCATCTATCAGGTCAATCAAGAAATGGCTGTGCGCATCAAGGATGCTATCAAAACAGCCCAGTCTGTTGACGAATTGGTCGAGGCGGTTACCACCAAGCGTTACACCAAGGCGCGTGTCAGACGTCTCTTGACCTATATCTTGGTGCAGGCTAGAGAAAGTGACTTGCCAGAAGCCATCCATGTCCTTGGCTTTACCGAAAAAGGCAGACAACATCTTAAGTCTCTGAAAGGGCAGATCCATCTAGTCAGCCGAATTGGTAAAAAACCTTGGGATGTTATGACTCAAAAGGCAGACCAGATTTACCAACTAGGACACCCAAGCATCACAGAGCAGAGTTTCGGCAGAGTGCCGATTAGAATAGAAACAAACTAA